The Caldicellulosiruptor acetigenus DNA window TCTTTATGTGTGGTTTTTCCTTCACATCACAGCAATACAGGTTGCACAGTTTGTTGAGTTCATGGCTACAGCTGCCTTGCCAGAAACACCAATCCTGTTTTTGATAGTAACAATGCTGACTGTTTGTCTTTATGCACTTAAAAAAGGAATAGAGCCTTTGGCAAGATTTGCACAGATAACAACATTCATTACAATGCTAAGTCTTGCAATTATCATGATAATATCTTTAAGATTTTTTGACCCTTCAGCTTTAAAACCTGTTTTAGAAAAAAATATATCACAGTCTATTTTTGGCGGAATATACCTATGTTCACTGAGTTCTGAAATAATCACAATTGGTATGATAAACCCGTATATAGTAAAGAACAAAAACTGTATATTAAAAGACATGACAAAAACCATCTCACTGGCTTTCTTGCTGGTTGACATATTTTACCTTGCAATTACATTGATTGTACTTTCTCTTTTTGGCTATGCACAGGCAAGCAGGCTTTCGTTCCCGTTTTACTCTGCAATAAAGGTGCTAAGTGTTGCAGAGTTTCTTGAGAGGTTTGAATCGCTTCACATGGCAATTTGGATAATGGGCATATTTCTCAAAATCACATATTTTATGT harbors:
- a CDS encoding GerAB/ArcD/ProY family transporter, translated to MSNSKISYSQFLCLFFVNRIVMVLTFLPIFNAPPKNQDVWLSVVFMYPFSILASLPLIYLCSLFPNQTFTSILSIIFGRASIVLSILYVWFFLHITAIQVAQFVEFMATAALPETPILFLIVTMLTVCLYALKKGIEPLARFAQITTFITMLSLAIIMIISLRFFDPSALKPVLEKNISQSIFGGIYLCSLSSEIITIGMINPYIVKNKNCILKDMTKTISLAFLLVDIFYLAITLIVLSLFGYAQASRLSFPFYSAIKVLSVAEFLERFESLHMAIWIMGIFLKITYFMYILLTTIQELRNTADHFAYAIPFTSVLAPFVFYIIPDFLSLDRFMSYRYFTLYSYIFIFFIPLFTLIFAKIKLRSRKR